The Phaseolus vulgaris cultivar G19833 chromosome 5, P. vulgaris v2.0, whole genome shotgun sequence genomic interval ctaactcaaccccataaaaccggctcataagattgaggtttgcacccacttatatacaatgaaagactctaatctctggttgatgtgggatctccaacaataatgTTTTTGATAATAAAGTGTTAATCTCTATAGAAattgatattaatttattttatcaataatgtTTCTAATAATAAAGTGTTAATCTCTATTATAACATGTGTaatgcaatttttttaaaagatgttAAATGTAAGAAATAACTTTGAATAATTAAGATGCAATTGATTTCTTGTATTTTGGATAAAGTGATTCAATAacaatttgtaatttttatttttagtataaaaATATGTTAGTTATGCTTTAGTATGTAATTATGTTAGAAGATTAGATATTCATGTGAGTGTGAAATAATATCTGTACTAAaacttataattattatatttgacCATTATAGTGTATGTGTCACGATGTGAATTATTGTAGTTATATTTTATAGAAGTACATGTAAATTTATAGATAATATAAgagataatttatatatatatatatatatatagttctATTATCTctgttattattgttaattacaaGATTTTGGAGTGTTACCATTATTGTAAATAATTAgctataaattatattttcacttTTATAGTTTATTTCTTGCATTCCAAAATTATAATACTtgaatcttttaaaaaaaatccatttggcattctcaaattttaataaactgttaattttatattcttattttatttcaatttataaaaGTGATACATTGGGAAAATGATGTTATTTAAGTTAAAGTGATAAAGAGTGTGAAATTTACCCCAAAATCTAAAACAATAACTAACTAAACACACAATcactatatataatattaaaatcatataaacgACCTTTATATCATTCGATAGCTGATTTACTAAAAAATGTAATCATATAAGCTACCTTAAtcatatttagttatttattttattttatttttaaccaaccgaacaaataattttaattaaataaaatttaattcgAGACGGGTTAAATAAGATCAACGTTAATAATAAAACCTATAGCTAAATACTTAATCTGTCggaaaaaaatctaaataataaaaaacaaggTAACTGATTTCTAAAAGATAAAAATCACTTGCAttacaacaaaattattaaatatcaataatttagaaataaaaaatattagtcattatattaagttaaatactattttataaactaaaacattattaatatttaaatattttttattattaataaaaaattataaagtagaatttaaattaatatttaacattaGTTATTATCTAATTTATGTTTTACATTAACTATTACCATTTCAAATTAGCTACTAACACTGATTACATGTTCATAACTTTTAATATAAGGTTAAGTATTATTATGCTCCAACTTGTATTCTTGCTTTGCCTGATACAGAAATAAGACGAGTGTGTTTGCGTTTGACTATTGAGTCTAGAATCGCTTAAAAAACGCGAAAAGATTGaaataatataacttttattgGACAAAACCCTATAATTGTTGATTCCATGTCAACACGGAAGTTTAATCGATTTTGTTGAACAATTcaaaatgtaattattttatattgaaaCTCTGAAAACAAGTGTTCTTTTGATTCATGTAGCTTTAACcaaatttgattttgattctgtcattttaaattaaataatttaatctttCATTCTTCTATATATAATCTCTTTTTAATTTGACGAAAGTTAAAAATCGCAAATAAATATCAAGTGCAAGGATAAAAGAGattaaattcatatattttaaaaactaaaaaggcAATCATTAAGTTTTCTctatctttaaaatataagtaaattatgtttttaagtctctataaaatatatatttttattttcattcttttaatttttgaaatcatcattttttatcagaaaattTAATTTGAAGAGAGCtaataataacatttatttattttagattttggaatgtttttttaaaagtgtCACAAATATTAATCGGTCtcatataatattaacaataaaaaagttatttttaatttaaaggaATAAACACATTTTTTGATTAGAAATCTTTGGTTAAACCGGAAAAAACCATATTtatgctaaaataataaaactgtgtttttttgttatttagTTAAAATTCAGTGATTAAATAGGAGTGAAAGGAGTTTTAGTGCATCTGTTTTGACCAGAAAAGAAACTTCCGAAACTAAAAAAGTggctaaaataaaaataaaaataaaaacaaaaacgcGTGCGACGGACGCACATGATTATGTAACACGTAGTTGTAGTGTTGGTTTATgaaaaggaagatgaagttCCGTTGAATTAAACGaacaaaacattaataaaaGCAAACGATAGACACAGAATCATAACTTTACGTAATCCATAGTTGAAAACTCAAATTCTCTGTTCTGTTATCTTCCTTGTTCCAAAACAAACTTCATTACAAATAACGTTGTCTCTTCAATTACAATGAACAAAAACATCATCGTCTTCCTCAACCTTCCAATCCACACACTCTTCTTCTTTAGTGTCTAAATTCTAATTCCCTTTTCTCTTCTTTCCTACACATATTACACATACGTACATATACGTACATACGTAAGTTACatatagtaaaaatattaattacgaTATCAATGGCAGCGGCGGCTTTTACAATCTCCGCCGCGTTGTTGTTGGTGGTGGCGGCGGAGGTTGCTGCCGGATCGCCGGCGAGTCTGACTCTGGAAAGAGCGTTTCCGACGAATCACGGAGTGGAGTTGAGTCAGCTGAGAGCGCGCGACGCGCTGAGGCATCGCAGAATATTGCAGTCTTCAAACGGCGTCGTTGATCTCTCCGTCCAAGGCACCTACGATCCCTTCCAAGTCGGGTAAACTTTGTCGGTTCTTCTGTTTTTACttttcaccatttttttttggtttcgTGTAGTTGAATCAATTTCAGAGGCTTTTGGATTTGTGTTGGATTCTGAATGAGCACTTTTCTGTTCATATCGAATTCATGTGTTAATACTTTTGATTAATCTGTGACCTTCCTTTGAATTATATAGTAATTGTTTGAGTTTTGAAATTTGGAATTAATGGCTTATTGCAGGCTTTACTTTACAAAGGTACAGTTGGGTACTCCTCCAGTGGAATTTAATGTGCAGATTGACACTGGCAGTGATGTTCTCTGGGTTAGTTGTAACTCCTGCAGTGGTTGTCCTCAAACAAGTGGGCTTCAGGTAAATGCAAATTTTCTATTTATCAAGATTCTGTTTCAATAATCTTCTTGTAAAATACttgtaaaagaagaaaataagtttttcaaaTGAATTGATTTTCTCTTCAAGTTTTAAACTAGCTTACCTATAAACTATTTCATTGAGCCTCTTGTTGAATTTAATTTCtagataaactaatttttacaTGTTCATTTTCGTCTAGAAGTACTTGTTGAGAAGTTTTATGTGACCTAATTTGATGTCATGAAGTATGTTTGTAGAATAGTAAGGTCAACAATATACACCACCTACAATTTGTGAATGTTGTGGTTGTTGGATTTTGTTACAGATTCAGCTAAATTTTTTTGACCCGGGGAGTTCATCAACGTCTTCACTGATCGCTTGTTCTGACCAAAGGTGCAATAGTGGCATACAGTCATCAGATGCCAGCTGTTCCAGTCAGAACAACCAGTGCTCATACACTTTCCAGTATGGGGATGGAAGTGGTACATCAGGGTATTATGTGTCAGATATGATGcatttgaaaactatttttgaggGATCTGTGACCACTAACTCTACAGCGCCTGTAGTTTTTGGGTGAGCTTTCATTAGTCTGAAATGGTTGATTGATACTATTCTGGTTTTCCTATGTTAGTTGGTTTAATCTTGGGAAGTGTTGAATTGTGAATGGAACAGTTGTAGCAACCAGCAGACTGGGGACTTGACAAAGTCTGATAGAGCAGTCGATGGAATATTTGGATTTGGGCAACAGGAAATGTCTGTCATCTCTCAGCTTTCCTCACAAGGGATAGCTCCAAGAGTATTCTCCCATTGTCTGAAAGGAGATAGCAGTGGAGGAGGCATATTGGTTCTTGGTGAGATTGTGGAGCCAAACATAGTTTACACCTCACTTGTTCCAGCACAGTAAGTTCCTTTCATCAGGAAAAAAGACGTGTTTAGTGTTTGTTtggtaaaaataatatttgcaGGGTGGGGGTAATCCAGATTCTTTGGTAAATGTAGTGAGTGAATGGAAGTTTGTGCTTTTGTACTTGGGAGTCTGATAAAGTGTCTGCATAAAAGTTTCAGCACTACTGATTGATAGCAAATATTCAATACCGGAAGTCTTCCAGTGATCTAGGATTCTGAACCaagatttaaaataaagtttctGTCTGTCAATCTAGAATGTTGCAATCGCTTACAGGTTTGGAATGTGATTGTGATGAGTGGAATATCAATACGAAGATATAGAGTTGACACAAAATTTTGGCTATGAAACTAGGATAGTATGTTATAaatttgtcatgtactctggtGAGAGCTCTTGGTATAGTGCCATGCCATGTGCAAGGTTGATGATAAGTTTAGTCAGTGGTTAATTAGGTGGTCACGAGCCAGAGTAAGATGTAGATTCATTATTGTATATTCAAAGTTTTGTACAGAAGCTGGATAAGGAACTGGGAAATTAAGCGTATTACTGAGCTTAGGTATCTGTTCTGAGGTGTCTAGAAAGAATGTCCCTCTGTAGAAGTGTTTAGACTAACTCGTTCCTTTGCAAATATTTCAGGCCTCATTACAATTTAAATCTACAGAGCATCTCTGTCAATGGCCAGACTTTGCAAATTGATTCATCAGTTTTTGCAACATCAAACAGCAGAGGTACCATTGTTGATTCTGGAACAACTTTGGCGTACCTTGCTGAAGAGGCTTATGATCCTTTTGTCAATGCGGTGAGTTTCAGTTAGGTAATTTTAAGTAATTCAGTTTATCCAAAACATAGCTTTAATGTTTATCGTGATGCAATAATTATCAATCATTGCATGCTTTTTCTAGGTTGGAGGTTTATCAATTATTGATGGCAAGAATGCTTATTTTCATTAATGCAGATTACAGCTACCATTCCACAATCTGTACGCACTGTTGTCTCCAGGGGAAATCAGTGTTACTTACTCACCACTAGGTTAGGCTGAGTATTTCCTGCTTCTCTTTTTTggactttcttttttattttatttttcccaTTGGTAATTGGGTTCTAAAAAGTGGATCATCTTCATAGTCTCTTTTTCTAAATCCGTTTGTATGTACTGTGTTCAGTGTCACTGATGTTTTTCCTCAAGTAAGTCTGAACTTTGCCGGTGGGGCATCTATGCTTTTAAGACCACAAGACTACCTGATACAACAGAATTCTATTGTAAGTATTCAAACTTCAATTGCTATTTCTTAGATTATTTGAGCGTCTTGAGAACAGATATTGCTGACAGCTTTGATTCATTTGTTCTTCACGTACACTGCTTTGTATTGTCCAACTTTTATGTACTATATGTGACCTCACTAAATGCTATGGTGAACCTATGCATGTTACAGGGTGGTGCAGCAGTGTGGTGTATTGGTTTTCAGAAAATCCAGGGTCAAGGGGTAACAATTCTAGGAGGTATAATACATTCATACCAATTTGAAAACTTTATGTTCTGTATCCATCTCTTTTATGTTGACATCTAGCATGAATAAATGGACTAATTTTTGCTTTTTGATTGAGCACAAGTTAAAAGTTTGAAGCTTGAGCCTATATTTAGAAAGAAAATTGTTATATTGATTAGATTTTTTGGACCACTTATAGCAAAGTGTCATATTACAATCCCCTCCTGTTTTTACCTTATTCCCCCGCCAGGTTCCTCAGACTCACTATCATGAGGATTTGACCTGGCagaatattattttcaattatttgtttcttgtacAAAAAAACATCATTAGGATATTTTCTTCAAGTGTACGACTAACATCATTTTCTGTCGTGGCAGATCTTGTGTTAAAAGACAAAATTGTTGTTTATGATCTGGCTGGTCAACGGATTGGATGGGCTAACTTCGACTGTAAGTTTCAGCCACACTACCAGAAAAGCATATAGTAGATGGCATAATTTACCTTTTTCATGAGGCTCTTAAGTTCATGCTTTTTTCAACTCAACCAAGAATTTCCGTTTTGTTATTCTGAGTGTGGGACCAGCATAAAAACAAGAGCcaactttgttttaatttatctttaacaCTACCTTCTGACGCTATTGTTTTCAAATTCAACAACGTAGGTTCTTTGTCAGTGAATGTTTCTGCAGCAACTGGCACTGGCAGAAGTGAATATGTGAATGCTGGAGAGGTGGGTGGAAGCATTTCTTTACGCGATGGACTTCAATTGACAAGGACAGGGTTCTTGGCTTTCCTTGTGCATCTAACACTAATCTACTGCTTTGGATTCTTATAGCATATATACATTGCAAGagatattcttttttatatgcATATTCTTTTGTCGGTATATATTTGTCACAATAGCCAAGACCACATCAATTTGAATGTTTGTGCATCCTCTCTGCACAATAGGCTTGTCCAGTTTATCCTCAAGGTGATTCTGTTATCATGTAGAATCAGATGATCACCCTTCACTTTTGGCAGTATTGTAAATTACTTCACAGTAATACTGATTGTAATGCATACACATGGTATAAAATAGCTTTTTCTTCCCCTGGTTTAGTTCAGCTTTTGGTTTCTGCTTATAATCTTATAATCAATGTTGTACTCATAGGGTGGTTCCAGGACCTATCACCcaaatggtcccaggatgtatTAACTAAAGTGtatattaataatgattataTTGTATGAAAAATTAgataatacaaaatattaatgttttaatttagGTTTAACAATAAAGAGATTCATCAGATAAGTGTAACAATCAAGTCAAATATACATAATTATTCCAGTATTAATTGTATTCAAATATTCAACAATCACTTGATCATTGAAGAACATCACTCAgaggaaggaagaagaacacaacaaaaagaaaaaaaaatcaattattcatTGATAACAGTTAGTCTAATGGCCCTCACAAAATAACAAATGTTGTTGATGAAAGCTGATATTTTAAGTAGATTACATTAAGTTGAACAAGGCCAAAAAAGCAAATTTTTTTGAGAaatcaaaatgtaaaaaaaatttctcTTGTCAAATCATATCTCTGTATATGCATGAAGTGAACAAATTTTGCAGGGTTTCATCCTAATTCACCGGATGCACCGAAATGTAATCAATTCAGTTATTTTAGATAAAAGTgaaataaagacaaaaaaaatgagataaaaAGAAATAACATTTGAGTAAAAAAGAGATGTTATTTTTAGAGATAGTgatgaaaagtaaaaaaaattgaaaaaatataagaaaaatttgtATATTGATAATTactagtatttattttttatattaagaaataacTTGAAGcgaagttttatttatttaattttaaataaaaaatcataaatttattACGTGGCACATATTAAATTTTCATCACCTTTGTAGTGTCAAAACGAATATCTGATTAAGTTTAAAAATGTGTTAATAAACCCCTTCGAAtaatatgttaataataataatagtcatGTAAATAACTGATTAAATTACTTTCATTAaatattagaaactatttttaattaatgatttaaCAAACCTTAATTTCAGCAGTCATCTCTATTGTTCTGTAAAACATTCTCATctattttcttccatttccCTTTCTATCTATAAAGGTCTTAAAATCGTAATTCATTCTATACAAATTTATCATACatataaaaggaaaatactctGTTACGTGCACAACCTATGTTCAATTTTTAACAAACTCTCCTAAACACATCGTTTATTATCAGATAAATACTGGTTTagacttattaaaaaaatttactcgtgattttgtattttttaataaatttgaagcAATAACAGTATGAATGTTCAAGGGTTCGGATAACCTGTTAAACTAGtgactttttttttgtaaaagtaAGTATTTCTTTAAACCCACAAACTGGATGACCCAAGATGTTactttttttaacatatattttgaattttatattatttatattttttagaaaaattaatcattttaaattatttttatcagcaTGCCCAAACCAAAAGATTTTGATCAATTTTAATGCAATTgtttcctgcaccatatcactgcacccaaTCACCGGGGAAAACCCAAAAGTACCCTTAAAAAATAgggtacatataaaattacataCTGGACCCTTTTTccagaacacaataatctcttctgGATAATTTTTtctggaatgtattattttcagtttcagatttttttatccggaatgaaattttgtttttttttccggatttttatatccaaaacacaaaaatctttttcgaatttatttttttggaatgcattattttcacttccgaatttttatttccggaataaaggatatttttggaatttttaaaatcatgttgggtgcagggagcATTTGCCCAATTTTAATAATGAGTTTAGTCCAGCTTACACATGCATCCTAAATATTGAATCCTAAATaggctgtttcttcctgcacctccatttattcttctctcacctccataaaatttcatatttttaaaaatacccTTCTGTAATATTTCAGATTACGtaaattaaaaactttttttcagatgcatgattagtttctggattatgtaatctggaagtcttttttaactttcgaattacataatctagaagtctttttcaaatatgtgtctggattacataatccggaaactaCTATATGAGGTGGCAAAAGAACCTAAGGatgtgcaggaagaaacagtctccTAAATATTGCTACATGTAGACAATGATTTTGAACCTATACTCTATTGATAAGAAATAATCAAAAtgtcttttttagtttttaattagaAGTAGGGAGTGCAGGACaaaatatattctgaatttaatattttgaaatatatttttgaatttgagtTGAGTTTTTAGAACATTTTTCAGGTTAGGTTTTCTGGAATAGTTTTTTCTAGAATATGTTTctagatttttgtttttttaaatatatttttgaattttgatttttgaaattcttttttcgaaatgtattatttatattatgaatCTTCGTACCTCGAATAggattttgatttttcaattttgttttcgaaatttcatttaggaaaaaaaataaaaattctgaaATGTATTGTTTATAGTTCATTCTGGATTTCCAATTCTGAAGTGAAGATTATAGAGATTAATTAGGTGCAGGGTTAAAATCATTCAAtgaaggaagcaattgcctaacAAATGTCTATCTTTTTAAGAAAGTATAGAACTATTATACTTGTATTTGTTTTGTACTCTGTATTCACAAATTCTCAAATTAATTTCTACCAATATTAAATCATTGTTACGCTGTTACTGTGTAACATATTCCCTTCAAATTGATTTCAGATCGATGTTTtagcaataaaaaaatctacattgattaactttttattttcaataaaatatttaaaaaatattccaaTTTTATCTTCTAATAAATATAGTATCTTAAAATACCTAGGAATATAtttataatcattttaaaaaagtaaGACTATTTTAATAAAACTGTTTCATAATAAACACTATTATATAATTCCTTTCCGTCCTAAATTATCTACATTTTAATGTTTTTCAATATAGTAGTAATAATATATGTCTTTTTGATACTCTTTTAACAAATCCAATACATTTATTCTATTCATTCACAAATTACTAAAGCAatttatgtattaaaaaaatttgttaatataatTGGGGAGAGAGGCAATATTATgtcataaattattaatagtgTAAAAAACTTTAAACATATGCTATAGGTGAAATCAATAAGGTTCGAATACGcctcttaaatgacgtgtcTATGTTGGACACATGTATCGAACACTGAAACTTATAAGACACGTATACGTAAAgtgtaaaattcaaaaaaatatttgtagaaTTTGTGACAATTCTAGAACGATTattacacaattttaaaaaggagaaatacattaattttttaaaaactcaaatttattgtataaatttttattatgattgtaaaaataaggaacaaatccttTTAAACCAGTCATAAAATACATTTCTATgctaaaaaaaactgaaacatacttgtgcgcataaatctttattgtcaatttatataattcataattatataatatataaatatggcTTATCATGTTTTACATTATACGTATATCCGTATTCGTAGTATTCGTATAAGTATTTATACTACATACTTGGAATACATATAGTATTTAGCAATTACGCACATCACTTGAAGTAGTTCACTAACGTTTTTTAAGCTATTATTCAGTGTGTCACCAACAAATGGCGTTTTTAAGCTATTATTTAGCAAGAAATTCCACCGAATGGCGTTTTTAATCTCTTGTGGCAGGCAAAAACAATGCCTAAAGCCTTAACAACCGCTTGGAGGATTTTACTAGATAAAATACCAACTAGTATTAATCTTATAAGGAGAGGTGTGATTTTAACTCTT includes:
- the LOC137835680 gene encoding aspartic proteinase 36, which gives rise to MAAAAFTISAALLLVVAAEVAAGSPASLTLERAFPTNHGVELSQLRARDALRHRRILQSSNGVVDLSVQGTYDPFQVGLYFTKVQLGTPPVEFNVQIDTGSDVLWVSCNSCSGCPQTSGLQIQLNFFDPGSSSTSSLIACSDQRCNSGIQSSDASCSSQNNQCSYTFQYGDGSGTSGYYVSDMMHLKTIFEGSVTTNSTAPVVFGCSNQQTGDLTKSDRAVDGIFGFGQQEMSVISQLSSQGIAPRVFSHCLKGDSSGGGILVLGEIVEPNIVYTSLVPAQPHYNLNLQSISVNGQTLQIDSSVFATSNSRGTIVDSGTTLAYLAEEAYDPFVNAITATIPQSVRTVVSRGNQCYLLTTSVTDVFPQVSLNFAGGASMLLRPQDYLIQQNSIGGAAVWCIGFQKIQGQGVTILGDLVLKDKIVVYDLAGQRIGWANFDCSLSVNVSAATGTGRSEYVNAGEVGGSISLRDGLQLTRTGFLAFLVHLTLIYCFGFL